In the genome of Desulfofarcimen acetoxidans DSM 771, one region contains:
- a CDS encoding ABC transporter ATP-binding protein, whose product MKDKQTLLWLYKNSKSQLFPMLLLVLGNALFAACAILFALASRDVIDAAAAGDKNVLIMQGLWLLAVILSQLMLRILSRSLEIRIQGKLELSYRRSLIGKLLTKDYAHTTKHHSGELMNRLTGDVSVVTEGSATILPEFAALFTRLFGAISVLYVFDPAFTLIFIAGGVLLLLTTKYFRERLKHLHKNMQEKDGVVRSFMQELLESLVVIKTFGAEREMESKTAGLGQEHYIAKIRKNTVTILANSGFYFVFSIGYLYALIWGAFGLMAATVSFGTMTAVLQLVGQVQMPFTGLSGLIPKLYGVIASAERLIELENMPDEADRNKEDIHMTLVYSAMRSMRLKDVSFRYDRELVLHHTGLTIEKGDFAVIAGRSGIGKSTLIMLMLGIFAPANGVIGIELDTGEMIQVDKHTRKLFAYVPQNNLLLSGTIRENIAFINANASDERIMEAVDISCAAEFICALPQGLDTVIGEKGLGLSQGQVQRLAIARAIACDAPILLLDEATSALDEATEKKLLHNIRQMTDKTCIIISHKKAAFELCNKEIRIENGRLKTRERSGCFTYDTA is encoded by the coding sequence ATGAAGGATAAGCAAACGCTCCTTTGGCTTTATAAAAATTCAAAATCGCAGCTTTTTCCTATGCTGTTGCTGGTTTTGGGCAATGCGCTGTTCGCGGCGTGCGCTATCCTCTTTGCCCTTGCCAGCCGAGACGTAATTGACGCTGCTGCGGCAGGGGATAAAAATGTCCTGATAATGCAGGGCTTGTGGCTGCTGGCAGTCATTCTATCGCAGTTGATGTTGCGTATTCTCTCCCGCAGTCTGGAAATCCGTATACAAGGCAAGCTGGAATTGAGTTATAGACGCAGCCTCATCGGGAAACTTTTAACCAAGGACTATGCGCACACCACAAAACACCACAGCGGTGAACTGATGAACAGGCTCACCGGCGATGTTTCGGTGGTCACCGAAGGGAGCGCAACCATTCTGCCTGAGTTTGCGGCATTATTCACAAGACTGTTTGGCGCCATTTCCGTGCTGTATGTGTTTGACCCTGCCTTTACCCTTATCTTTATCGCCGGCGGTGTGCTGCTGCTCCTGACCACGAAATACTTCCGTGAGAGGCTTAAACACCTGCATAAAAATATGCAGGAAAAGGACGGTGTGGTCCGTTCCTTTATGCAGGAGCTTTTGGAAAGTCTGGTAGTCATTAAAACCTTCGGCGCGGAGCGTGAAATGGAATCGAAAACAGCGGGACTTGGGCAGGAGCATTATATAGCGAAGATCAGGAAAAACACCGTCACTATTTTGGCAAATTCGGGTTTTTACTTTGTCTTTTCCATAGGCTATCTGTATGCCTTGATATGGGGAGCTTTCGGTTTGATGGCAGCGACCGTCAGCTTTGGAACCATGACTGCCGTCTTACAGCTTGTCGGGCAGGTACAGATGCCCTTCACCGGTTTATCCGGGTTAATCCCGAAGCTGTATGGCGTTATTGCATCGGCGGAAAGGCTGATAGAGCTTGAAAATATGCCCGATGAAGCGGACAGGAACAAAGAGGATATCCATATGACGTTGGTTTATTCCGCTATGCGCAGTATGCGGCTGAAGGATGTTTCCTTTAGGTATGACAGAGAGCTTGTATTACACCATACTGGATTAACCATAGAAAAAGGCGATTTTGCCGTGATAGCTGGACGCTCCGGAATTGGTAAAAGCACTTTGATTATGCTGATGCTCGGAATATTCGCACCCGCAAATGGGGTCATCGGTATTGAGCTTGACACCGGTGAAATGATTCAGGTGGATAAACATACAAGAAAGCTCTTTGCCTACGTCCCGCAAAACAATTTATTGCTGTCGGGAACGATCCGGGAGAATATTGCTTTTATAAACGCCAACGCAAGCGATGAACGGATCATGGAGGCCGTGGATATAAGCTGTGCCGCAGAATTTATTTGTGCTCTGCCTCAAGGTTTAGATACTGTCATAGGCGAAAAAGGGCTGGGCTTATCCCAGGGTCAGGTACAGCGGTTAGCAATCGCCAGAGCGATTGCGTGTGACGCGCCCATATTGCTTCTTGATGAGGCAACCTCTGCCCTTGATGAAGCCACAGAGAAAAAACTTTTACACAACATACGGCAGATGACTG
- a CDS encoding PqqD family protein, whose protein sequence is MRIKEGYLLREVAGSHVVVPTGKATLDFTGVITLNETGAFLWKLLADGKTSKELLGALLEEYDTTEAKAKADIDIFLTKLEVADLIE, encoded by the coding sequence ATGAGAATTAAAGAGGGATATCTTTTGCGGGAAGTTGCGGGAAGTCATGTAGTCGTGCCTACCGGTAAAGCAACCCTTGACTTTACCGGTGTGATCACCCTGAACGAAACAGGCGCGTTTCTGTGGAAGCTGCTTGCCGATGGTAAAACCAGTAAGGAACTGCTCGGGGCCCTGCTGGAAGAATACGATACCACCGAGGCAAAGGCAAAAGCGGATATTGATATATTCCTTACTAAACTAGAGGTGGCCGATTTAATTGAATAA
- a CDS encoding S24/S26 family peptidase, whose protein sequence is MNKIVAISELHPLMAETLQNDGKVILTITGTSMLPLLRHKKDRVCLIKPQERPLKKYDLPLFVREDGKYILHRIVKVARSGYVIAGDNQCVTEYPVRHAQVIGVVQGIWRGSRYISCGGFLYRAYSILWVSAYPLRRLYLRGKQFLHGAIRHLKYRNGDWKNEG, encoded by the coding sequence TTGAATAAAATAGTTGCTATTTCAGAACTTCATCCTTTGATGGCGGAAACCCTGCAAAACGACGGAAAAGTAATTCTTACCATAACGGGAACCAGTATGCTGCCCCTGCTGCGCCACAAAAAAGACCGGGTATGCCTGATTAAGCCGCAGGAGCGGCCCTTAAAAAAATATGACCTTCCCCTGTTTGTACGTGAGGATGGCAAATACATATTGCACAGGATTGTAAAGGTAGCGCGGTCGGGATATGTAATTGCCGGCGATAACCAATGCGTCACAGAATATCCGGTACGGCATGCCCAGGTGATAGGCGTTGTTCAGGGAATATGGCGCGGTAGCAGATACATCTCCTGCGGCGGTTTTTTATACCGGGCCTACAGCATACTTTGGGTATCCGCATATCCCCTTCGGCGGCTGTATTTAAGAGGAAAACAGTTTTTGCACGGGGCAATCAGGCATTTAAAATACCGCAATGGAGATTGGAAAAATGAAGGATAA